The Methanofollis sp. UBA420 genome contains a region encoding:
- a CDS encoding right-handed parallel beta-helix repeat-containing protein gives TATNGGGTYFDGSDDVALTDTTFTHNTAAQDGGGVVFSSSEGARLTDTTFTNNTAVYGGGGAFFIRSTGAALTNTTFANNTATNGG, from the coding sequence ACACGGCAACGAACGGCGGCGGTACGTATTTCGACGGTTCCGACGATGTCGCCCTGACGGACACGACCTTCACACACAACACAGCAGCACAGGACGGCGGCGGTGTGGTATTCTCCTCATCCGAAGGCGCCAGACTGACGGACACGACCTTCACGAACAACACGGCAGTTTATGGTGGCGGCGGTGCGTTCTTCATCCGTTCCACCGGTGCCGCCCTGACGAACACGACCTTTGCGAACAACACGGCAACGAACGGCGGCG
- a CDS encoding right-handed parallel beta-helix repeat-containing protein, with protein sequence MVTGADNLTRLLDIPEIGDGDTIRIWGVEGYTYEGGITINAPNVTVERWEGSPAQPRISGTAPAFTVRADNATFRGLNISGNTLSYVGGAGIDAYGIQGLTISECTFAGNTGGSGLGGALHAQRVDHILVERTVFTGNTADSGGGAYFDSSNYVALTDTTFVNNMAKINNGGGAYFVDSTDADLTGTTFTNNTAVYGGGGAFFFNSAGAVLTGATFTNNTATNDGGGAWFGSSTDAALTDTTFTNNTATNCGGGAYFEASADARLTGTAFVNNTAADYGGGAYFDSICSRARLTGTTFANNTATNGGGAYFSWPLGATPTDTTLTDTTFMNNNATQDGGGAYFA encoded by the coding sequence GTGGTGACGGGGGCGGACAACCTCACGCGTCTTCTGGATATCCCTGAGATCGGTGACGGCGACACGATCCGCATCTGGGGCGTGGAAGGCTACACCTACGAGGGCGGGATCACCATCAACGCGCCCAACGTGACGGTCGAACGCTGGGAAGGGTCGCCCGCCCAACCCCGCATCTCCGGCACTGCCCCGGCGTTCACCGTCCGCGCGGACAACGCCACCTTCCGCGGCCTCAACATCTCCGGGAACACGTTGAGCTATGTTGGGGGCGCCGGCATCGACGCCTACGGGATTCAGGGTCTCACCATCTCCGAATGCACTTTTGCCGGGAACACGGGAGGCTCTGGCCTCGGCGGTGCACTCCATGCCCAGCGCGTCGACCACATCCTGGTCGAGAGGACGGTGTTCACCGGCAACACGGCAGACTCTGGCGGCGGTGCGTATTTCGACAGTTCTAACTATGTCGCCCTGACGGACACGACCTTTGTGAACAACATGGCAAAGATAAACAACGGCGGCGGTGCGTATTTCGTCGATTCCACCGATGCCGACCTGACGGGTACGACCTTCACGAACAACACGGCAGTTTATGGTGGCGGCGGTGCGTTCTTCTTCAATTCCGCCGGTGCCGTTCTGACGGGCGCGACCTTCACGAACAACACGGCAACAAACGACGGCGGCGGTGCGTGGTTCGGCAGTTCCACCGATGCCGCCCTGACGGACACCACCTTCACAAACAACACGGCAACGAACTGCGGCGGCGGTGCATACTTCGAGGCTTCCGCCGATGCCAGACTGACGGGCACGGCCTTTGTGAACAACACGGCAGCAGATTACGGCGGCGGTGCGTACTTCGACTCTATTTGTTCCAGAGCCAGACTGACGGGCACGACCTTTGCGAACAACACGGCAACGAACGGCGGCGGTGCGTATTTCTCCTGGCCCCTCGGTGCCACCCCGACGGACACCACCCTGACTGACACCACCTTCATGAACAACAATGCAACACAGGACGGCGGCGGTGCGTACTTCGC
- a CDS encoding PAS domain S-box protein, giving the protein MPVQAWFLPDPVTYGAVNTARAEYLGLKKEGLERRAIRDILPEEEAAICIQGNEKVFQGKKTIRTEEWVRNACGEERLLAITKKPVLDDCGNVIYAVCTAEDITEQRRAEDAVLRRDAILDAVGFAADRLLKKTGWSDEVPEILRRLGEATRAGRVHLFENSGTARDGPCPPCREWTAAGIMPLGKQLPHHAGIFSADGTPQWYADLAAGRPVAARAGEFPEKARQYLFSGQILSLAEVPLLVEGEWWGCLGLEDCREERKWSGAEIDALKTVARIIGAAIERQRFEDLYRLPVMYSSSGIYLVQDGTIRYVNPGFGKIFGYTEEEVVGQMGHADIILPADLPRFQKTMQSLLSRATAMARDDFRGLGKDGRLLFLEHFGTRTLYHGMPAVLGTFIDRTAQKQAENALTESEEKYRELFNNVKDAIFLIEITHDNHLGRLIEVNPAACTYLQYPREELLLMSPGEIEDPKTRASRARSMERLLFHGETAFESALVRRDGFTVPVEMRCNLFELAGKPVVLAVARNITERIEQQKKEAEAFRQIEKNMEQFAILNDHIRNPLQVILGLACLYDETVGDRIATEVREIDALVNGLDQGWLQSEKIRAVLRRHYGMILDGTARHQAG; this is encoded by the coding sequence ATGCCGGTGCAGGCATGGTTTCTCCCTGACCCCGTAACGTACGGGGCGGTCAACACCGCCAGGGCCGAGTACCTCGGGCTGAAAAAAGAGGGCCTGGAAAGAAGGGCGATCAGGGACATCCTCCCCGAAGAAGAGGCGGCGATCTGTATCCAGGGGAACGAGAAGGTCTTCCAGGGCAAAAAAACGATCCGTACAGAGGAGTGGGTCAGGAACGCCTGCGGGGAGGAGCGGTTGCTTGCCATCACAAAAAAACCCGTCCTTGACGATTGCGGCAATGTCATCTACGCGGTCTGCACGGCCGAGGACATCACCGAACAGAGACGTGCCGAAGATGCGGTGCTCAGGCGGGACGCAATCCTCGATGCCGTGGGTTTTGCCGCAGACAGACTGCTGAAAAAGACCGGGTGGAGCGACGAGGTTCCTGAGATCCTCCGGCGGCTGGGAGAGGCGACCAGGGCGGGCAGGGTCCACCTCTTCGAGAATAGCGGGACTGCAAGAGACGGGCCCTGTCCCCCGTGCCGGGAATGGACCGCGGCAGGGATCATGCCCCTCGGGAAACAGCTTCCCCACCATGCCGGCATCTTCTCCGCGGACGGGACGCCGCAGTGGTATGCCGACCTTGCCGCAGGACGCCCTGTCGCCGCAAGAGCAGGAGAATTCCCGGAAAAAGCGCGGCAGTATCTTTTTTCAGGACAGATCCTCTCCCTCGCCGAGGTCCCTCTCCTGGTCGAGGGGGAGTGGTGGGGATGCCTCGGCCTTGAAGACTGCCGCGAGGAGAGGAAGTGGTCGGGGGCGGAGATCGACGCCCTCAAGACCGTGGCGCGGATCATCGGCGCTGCCATCGAGAGACAACGTTTCGAGGACCTCTACCGCCTCCCGGTCATGTACTCCTCCTCGGGGATCTACCTTGTACAGGACGGCACCATCAGATACGTCAACCCTGGATTCGGCAAAATTTTTGGCTACACAGAGGAGGAGGTCGTCGGACAGATGGGCCATGCAGACATCATTCTCCCGGCCGACCTGCCCCGCTTCCAGAAGACCATGCAGAGTCTTCTCTCCAGGGCGACGGCCATGGCACGGGACGATTTCAGGGGACTCGGGAAAGACGGTCGCCTGCTCTTCCTCGAACACTTCGGGACAAGAACGCTCTATCACGGGATGCCGGCGGTCCTCGGCACATTCATCGACAGGACCGCACAGAAACAGGCCGAGAACGCGCTGACCGAGAGCGAGGAGAAGTACCGCGAACTCTTCAACAATGTCAAAGATGCCATTTTTCTCATAGAAATCACGCACGACAACCATCTGGGACGACTGATCGAGGTGAACCCGGCCGCCTGCACCTACCTGCAGTACCCCAGAGAAGAACTCCTGCTCATGTCGCCCGGCGAGATCGAAGACCCGAAGACACGGGCCTCCCGTGCCCGGAGTATGGAAAGACTCCTCTTCCACGGTGAAACCGCCTTCGAGTCCGCCCTGGTGAGAAGGGACGGGTTCACCGTGCCGGTCGAGATGCGGTGCAACCTCTTTGAACTGGCCGGAAAGCCGGTGGTCCTTGCCGTCGCCCGGAACATCACCGAGAGGATAGAACAGCAAAAGAAGGAAGCCGAGGCATTCAGGCAGATCGAGAAGAACATGGAGCAGTTCGCCATCCTCAACGACCATATCAGAAATCCCCTGCAGGTGATCCTGGGCCTGGCATGCCTGTACGACGAGACGGTCGGGGACAGGATCGCCACAGAGGTCAGGGAGATCGACGCCCTGGTGAACGGCCTCGACCAGGGCTGGCTCCAGTCGGAGAAGATCAGGGCGGTGCTGCGCCGCCACTACGGGATGATTCTGGACGGCACGGCAAGGCATCAGGCAGGGTGA
- a CDS encoding right-handed parallel beta-helix repeat-containing protein: DGGGAYFTGSADADLTNTTFTGNTAMNWGGGAYFVDSPGAVLTGVTFANNTATNNGGGAFFRGSTGAALTRTTFTNNTADFGGGADFENSADAALTDTIFANNTADYGSGGAWFAYSPNATLTRAIFANNTAKDLSGGGACFEGSTNATLTNTTFTNNTAAEYGGGVVFSSSEGARLTDTTFANNTAAQNSGGGACFKTSAVTALTNTTFVNNTANSNGGGAYFDGSDNAALTDTTFANNTAAQNGGGAYFIRSTGAALTYTTFVNNTATMNGGGAFFTGSTNATLTDATFTNNTAAQNGGGAFFIISTGA; the protein is encoded by the coding sequence AAGACGGCGGCGGTGCGTACTTCACCGGTTCCGCCGATGCCGACCTGACAAACACCACCTTCACCGGCAACACGGCAATGAACTGGGGCGGCGGTGCGTACTTCGTCGATTCCCCCGGTGCCGTCCTGACGGGCGTGACCTTTGCGAACAACACGGCAACGAACAACGGTGGCGGTGCATTCTTCCGCGGTTCCACCGGTGCCGCCCTGACACGCACGACCTTCACAAACAACACGGCAGATTTCGGCGGCGGTGCGGATTTCGAAAATTCCGCCGATGCCGCCCTGACGGACACTATCTTTGCAAACAACACGGCAGATTATGGCAGTGGCGGTGCGTGGTTCGCCTATTCCCCCAATGCCACCCTGACACGCGCGATCTTTGCGAACAACACGGCAAAGGACCTCAGCGGCGGCGGTGCGTGCTTCGAAGGTTCCACTAATGCTACCCTGACGAACACGACCTTCACGAACAACACGGCAGCAGAGTACGGCGGCGGTGTGGTATTCTCCTCATCCGAAGGCGCCAGACTGACGGACACGACCTTTGCGAACAACACGGCAGCACAGAACAGCGGCGGCGGTGCGTGCTTCAAGACTTCCGCCGTTACCGCCCTGACGAACACGACTTTTGTGAACAACACGGCAAACAGTAACGGCGGCGGTGCGTATTTCGACGGTTCCGACAATGCCGCCCTGACGGACACGACCTTTGCGAACAACACGGCAGCACAGAACGGCGGCGGTGCGTATTTCATCCGTTCCACCGGTGCCGCCCTGACGTACACGACTTTTGTGAACAACACGGCAACCATGAATGGCGGCGGTGCGTTCTTCACCGGTTCCACCAATGCCACCCTGACGGACGCGACCTTCACAAACAACACGGCAGCACAGAACGGCGGCGGTGCGTTCTTCATCATTTCCACCGGTGCCG
- a CDS encoding nuclear transport factor 2 family protein, with the protein MFLSAKTRDAVTRTMYAYASAYGRKDADGVAALLAPEVIGIGSEKGEWVEGRDGYVSAIAREFAAFDDISLEYGDLRIAADGIIAWVATPFEMTVTAGGRVRHLNGRLTAVLMNTWDGWRFVQTHFSVPEGGEE; encoded by the coding sequence ATGTTTCTCAGTGCAAAGACGCGGGATGCGGTGACGAGGACGATGTACGCCTACGCCTCCGCGTACGGACGAAAGGATGCGGACGGCGTTGCGGCGCTGCTGGCGCCCGAGGTGATCGGGATCGGTTCGGAGAAGGGGGAGTGGGTGGAGGGGCGCGACGGGTACGTCTCTGCCATCGCCCGCGAATTTGCAGCTTTCGACGACATCTCGCTCGAATACGGCGACCTCAGGATCGCGGCGGACGGGATCATCGCCTGGGTGGCGACGCCCTTCGAGATGACGGTCACGGCCGGGGGGAGGGTGCGGCACCTGAACGGCCGCCTGACCGCGGTGCTGATGAACACCTGGGACGGCTGGCGCTTTGTCCAGACGCACTTCTCCGTGCCCGAGGGCGGGGAGGAGTGA